One segment of Triticum aestivum cultivar Chinese Spring chromosome 2A, IWGSC CS RefSeq v2.1, whole genome shotgun sequence DNA contains the following:
- the LOC123038239 gene encoding pyruvate decarboxylase 2-like: protein MDNGIGSVDRPKAVRNGVVACPAAFHTSSPAPTIPSAEATLGSHLARRLVEVGVSDVFAVPGDFNLTLLDHLIAEPGLRLVSCCNELNAGYAADGYARAKGVGACAVTFTVGGLSVLNAIAGAYSENLPVICVVGGPNSNDHGSNRILHHTIGLPDFSQELRCFQPVTCHQVVINNLDDAHEQVDKAIATALRESKPVYISVAYNLPGVSHPTFFGNPIPYCIVPRQSSQMGLEAALDATVEFLSKAVKPVMVAEPKLRVAKAAAAFASGYAVATMPSAKGLVPETLPRFIGTYWGAVSTSFCVEMVESADAYLIAGPIFNDQSSVGYSFLLNKEKAVIVQPERVTVGNGPTFGCVMMKDFLSGLAKRVSMKRNTTAFDNYKRIFVPQGQPLETEPGEQLRVNVLFKHIQQMFTGDSAVIAEAGDSWFNCQKLKSSRRCEFQMQYGSIGWSVGALLGYAQAAMDKRVIACIGDGSFQMTAQEVSTMLRCQQKSIIFLINNGGYSIEVAIHDGPYNVIKNWNYTGLVDAIHNGEGSCWTAKVTCEEELTAAIETAKGKHDCLCFIEVVVHKDDTSTTVLVTDRSLNSVTHG, encoded by the exons ATGGACAATGGTATCGGATCGGTGGACCGGCCCAAGGCGGTACGAAACGGCGTGGTGGCGTGCCCCGCGGCCTTCCACACGTCATCACCGGCGCCCACGATCCCCTCCGCCGAGGCCACGCTGGGCAGTCACCTtgcgcggcggctggtggaggtGGGCGTCAGCGACGTGTTCGCGGTGCCGGGCGACTTCAACCTGACCCTCCTCGACCACCTCATCGCCGAGCCCGGCCTGCGCCTCGTCAGCTGCTGCAACGAGCTCAACGCGGGCTACGCCGCCGACGGGTACGCGCGCGCCAAGGGCGTGGGCGCCTGCGCCGTCACCTTCACCGTTGGCGGCCTCAGCGTGCTcaacgccatcgccggcgcctACAGCGAGAACCTTCCCGTGATCTGCGTCGTCGGCGGGCCCAACTCCAACGACCACGGCAGCAACCGCATCCTCCACCACACCATCGGCCTCCCCGACTTCTCCCAGGAGCTCCGCTGCTTCCAGCCCGTGACATGCCACCAGGTCGTCATCAACAACCTGGACGACGCTCACGAGCAGGTCGATAAGGCCATCGCGACGGCTCTCAGGGAGAGCAAGCCCGTCTACATCAGCGTCGCCTACAACCTCCCTGGCGTCTCCCACCCCACCTTCTTCGGCAACCCCATCCCCTACTGCATCGTCCCGAGGCAGAGCAGCCAGATGGGACTCGAGGCGGCGCTGGATGCGACGGTGGAGTTCCTCAGCAAGGCAGTGAAGCCGGTCATGGTGGCGGAGCCGAAGCTCCGGGTGGCCAAGGCGGCCGCGGCGTTCGCGAGCGGGTACGCGGTGGCGACGATGCCGTCGGCGAAGGGGCTGGTGCCGGAGACGCTGCCGCGGTTCATCGGGACCTACTGGGGCGCGGTCAGCACGTCCTTCTGCGTGGAGATGGTGGAGTCGGCGGACGCGTACCTCATCGCCGGCCCCATCTTCAACGACCAGAGCTCCGTGGGGTACTCGTTCCTGCTCAACAAGGAGAAGGCGGTGATTGTGCAGCCCGAGCGCGTCACCGTCGGCAACGGCCCGACGTTCGGGTGCGTCATGATGAAGGACTTCCTGTCGGGGCTAGCCAAGCGCGTGAGCATGAAGAGGAACACCACGGCATTCGACAACTACAAGAGGATCTTTGTACCGCAGGGGCAGCCGCTGGAGACTGAGCCCGGCGAGCAGCTGCGCGTCAACGTGCTGTTCAAGCACATCCAGCAGATGTTCACCGGTGACAGCGCCGTGATCGCCGAGGCCGGCGACTCATGGTTCAACTGCCAGAAGCTCAAAAGCTCCC GCAGGTGCGAGTTCCAGATGCAGTACGGGTCCATCGGGTGGTCCGTCGGGGCGTTGCTAGGGTACGCGCAGGCCGCCATGGACAAGCGCGTGATCGCCTGCATCGGCGACGGGAGCTTCCAGATGACGGCGCAGGAAGTGTCGACGATGCTGCGGTGCCAGCAGAAGAGCATCATCTTCCTCATCAACAACGGCGGGTACAGCATTGAGGTGGCGATCCACGACGGGCCCTACAACGTCATCAAAAACTGGAACTACACGGGGCTCGTCGACGCCATCCACAACGGCGAGGGCTCGTGCTGGACCGCCAAG GTGACTTGCGAGGAGGAGCTGACAGCCGCGATAGAGACGGCGAAGGGGAAGCACGACTGCCTGTGCTTCATTGAGGTGGTCGTGCACAAGGACGACACCAGCACGACGGTTTTGGTTACAGATCGATCACTAAATTCGGTTACTCACGGGTAA